One window from the genome of Oryza glaberrima chromosome 3, OglaRS2, whole genome shotgun sequence encodes:
- the LOC127767743 gene encoding phytosulfokines 4-like — protein sequence MASSSKLSALFLTAILLCLICTRSQAARPEPGSSGHKSQGVVASSIAHQKSVGSSGIGVEMHQGEPDQAVECKGGEAEEECLMRRTLVAHTDYIYTQGNHN from the exons ATGGCATCCAGCTCCAAACTGTCTGCTCTCTTCTTGACGGCAATTCTGCTCTGCCTCATCTGCACGAGGAGCCAAGCAGCAAGGCCTGAACCGGGATCCAGTGGCCACAAATCACAG GGTGTTGTTGCCTCCAGTATTGCCCATCAGAAGAGTGTTGGTAGTTCTGGAATCGGTGTGGAAATGCATCAGGGAGAACCTGATCAGGCAGTGGAGTGCAAGGGAGGGGAAGCAGAGGAAGAGTGCCTGATGAGGAGGACACTAGTTGCTCACACCGACTACATCTACACCCAAGGGAATCACAACTAG
- the LOC127767117 gene encoding lecithin-cholesterol acyltransferase-like 1 isoform X2 — protein sequence MDLLRRVAVVAVLLSLPSRGRSGGGGGDLHPVVLVPGYGSNRLYARLTAAYEPAAPRCGAREGKDEWFQLWPIDAAASEPAQAPCLAEQMSLVYDPVADDYRNVAGVVTRVPSFASTRALVGWDPLVRQLEAMGYRDGGSLFAAPYDFRYAVAPRGHPSAVGERYFARLTRLIERASRLNGGRPAVVVAHSFGCALTYQFLRARPLAWRQRFVKHAVLLAAALGGFAEGMDGLASGAGSGLPNLAPPARTRLARSQQSALWRLPTPMVFGDRPVVVTKNSTYSANNITEFLDAIGFTEGVQPYVTRVLPMWRALPAPMVPVTSMYGVGVRTPETFVYGEAGFEGTPEVVYGDGDGNMNIVSLMAAEKEWSGVEGQILKVVRLPGVSHVGFFSDLALKKVVAEIQKAVSSIE from the exons ATGGATCTCCTCCGGCGAGTCGCCGTGGTAGCCGTGCTCCTGTCGCTGCCGTCGCGTggccgctccggcggcggcggcggcgatctgcACCCGGTCGTGCTCGTGCCGGGGTACGGGTCCAACCGGCTCTACGCGCGGCTGACTGCGGCGTACGAGCCGGCGGCGCCTCGCTGCGGCGCGCGAGAGGGGAAGGATGAGTGGTTCCAGCTGTGGCCgatcgacgcggcggcgagcgaacCCGCCCAGGCCCCCTGCCTCGCCGAGCAGATGAGCCTCGTCTACGACCCCGTCGCCGACGACTACCGcaacgtcgccggcgtcgtcaccAGGGTCCCCTCCTTCGCCTCCACCCGCGCCTTGGTTGG gtgggacccactggtGCGGCAGCTGGAGGCGATGGGCTACCGCGACGGCGGGAGCCTCTTCGCCGCGCCCTACGACTTCCGCTACGCGGTGGCGCCGCGGGGCCACCCGTCGGCGGTGGGCGAGCGCTACTTCGCTCGCCTCACGCGCCTCATCGAGAGGGCGAGCCGGCTCAACGGCGGGCGGCCTGCCGTCGTGGTGGCGCACAGCTTCGGCTGCGCGCTCACGTACCAGTTCCTGCGCGCCCGCCCGCTCGCCTGGCGCCAACGCTTCGTCAAGCACGCCGTCCTCctggccgccgcgctcggcggCTTCGCGGAGGGGATGGACGGCCtcgcctccggcgccggctCCGGCCTCCCCAacctcgcgccgccggcgaggaccaGGCTTGCGCGGAGCCAGCAGAGCGCGCTCTGGCGCCTGCCGACGCCGATGGTGTTCGGTGACCGGCCGGTGGTGGTGACCAAGAACTCGACCTACTCCGCCAACAACATCACCGAGTTCCTCGACGCCATCGGCTTCACGGAAGGGGTCCAGCCGTACGTGACACGGGTGCTGCCGATGTGGCGGGCGCTCCCGGCGCCGATGGTGCCGGTGACAAGCATGTACGGGGTCGGTGTCAGGACGCCGGAGACGTTCGTCTACGGCGAAGCTGGGTTCGAGGGGACACCGGAGGTGGtgtacggcgacggcgacgggaacATGAACATTGTGAGCCTGATGGCTGCGGAGAAGGAGTGGTCTGGGGTGGAAGGCCAAATCTTGAAGGTGGTCAGGTTGCCAGGTGTTAGTCACGTTGGCTTCTTCAGCGATCTTGCTCTCAAGAAAGTAGTTGCTGAAATACAGAAGGCAGTTAGCAGCATAGAG TGA
- the LOC127769001 gene encoding GTP-binding protein At2g22870 — MLLRPRLSLLRAVAPRPVPPPPRASLPVRRTLSSPAGAARTASAGDAPPPAQRTGPKGGRKSAPPPPHPRGSSVNPALFFPPGVDRDAAVAAEMVIPASNIVVGPYAGDSRVKEAEFVMSSARARDCPKDDRPEFAVLGRSNVGKSSLINALIRRKEAALTSKKPGKTQTINHFLVNKSWYLVDLPGYGFAAASQSARTDWSSFTKGYFLNRDTLVGVLLLVDASIPPQKIDIDCANWLGRNNIGLTYVFTKCDKSKKGKGGRPEENIKEFQETISSLYPEPPPWIMTSSVTGLGRDGLLLHMSQLRNYWDNEATMSP; from the exons ATGCTACTCCGGCcacgcctctccctcctccgagccgtcgcgccgcgccccgtcccaccaccaccccgcGCCTCGCTCCCCGTCCGTCGCACGCTCTCCTCGCCGGCCGGAGCGGCGAGGACCGCGTCCGCCggcgatgcgccgccgccggcgcagcgaACCGGGCCCAAGGGCGGGAGgaagagcgcgccgccgccgccgcatcccagGGGTTCGTCCGTGAACCCCGCGCTGTTCTTCCCGCCGGGGGTGGATcgggacgcggcggtggcggcggagatggtGATACCGGCGTCGAACATCGTGGTAGGGCCCTACGCGGGGGACTCGCGGGTGAAGGAGGCGGAGTTCGTCATgagcagcgcgcgcgcgcgggactGCCCCAAGGACGACCGCCCCGAGTTCGCCGTGCTGGGGCGCTCCAACGTCGGCAAGTCCTCGCTCATCAACGCCCTTATCCGCCGCAAGGAAGCCGCGCTCACCTCCAAAAAGCCTG GGAAGACCCAGACGATTAATCATTTCTTGGTTAACAAAAGTTGGTACCTTGTGGATTTGCCTGGTTACGG GTTTGCGGCTGCATCTCAATCTGCTCGAACAGATTGGTCTTCATTTACCAAGGGTTACTTCTTGAACAGAGATACCTTGGTTGGCGTACTGCTCCTTGTTGATGCCAGTATTCCGCCTCAGAAAATTGACATAGACTGTGCCAATTGGCTTGGCCGTAACAAT ATTGGATTGACCTATGTGTTCACAAAGTGTGATAAATCCAAGAAAGGTAAAGGGGGCCGGCCAGAGGAGAACATCAAAGAGTTCCAGGAGACGATCAGTTCCCTGTACCCAGAGCCTCCTCCATGGATCATGACGAGTAGCGTTACTGGATTAGGCCGAGATGGGCTGCTCCTCCACATGTCGCAGTTGAGGAATTACTGGGACAATGAAGCAACCATGAGTCCATGA
- the LOC127767661 gene encoding U-box domain-containing protein 75 — protein MPQYQELPCGGQVLDIDTALKDGILGGGPELGDAAAGDGGKQPVELRKMMDELDAAGDGGGDEAVPSVFICPISLEPMVDPVTLCTGQTYESANISRWLALGHRTCPTTMQELWDVTPIPNTTLRQLIAAWFSRRYTRFKKRSADFHGRAAELVHALRGTAVPKRQPLKGQARVAALRELRSLAAAHQSVTKAIAEAGGVGLLTSLLGPFTSHAVGSEAVAILVSGVPLDADAKAALMQPAKVSLLVDMLNEGAVDTKINCVRLIRILMEEKGFRPDTVASLSLLVGVMRLVRDKRHPDGVAAGLELLNSICAVHKPARSLIVSIGAVPQLVELLPELPTECVEPALDILDALAAVPEGRIALKDCPRTITNAVRLLMRVSEACTRRALSMLWVVCRMAPEECAPAALDAGLGAKLLLVIQSGCGPELKQQASELLKLCTMNCTSTVFISKCKLTKTIQ, from the coding sequence ATGCCGCAGTACCAGGAGCTTCCCTGCGGCGGGCAGGTGCTCGACATCGACACCGCGCTCAAGGACGGCATCCTTGGGGGTGGCCCGGAGCTCGGggacgcggcggccggggacggAGGGAAGCAGCCGGTGGAGCTGAGGAAGATGATGGACGAGCTGGACGCggcgggggacggcggcggggacgaggcGGTGCCGTCGGTGTTCATCTGCCCGATCTCGCTCGAGCCCATGGTGGATCCGGTGACGCTGTGCACCGGGCAGACGTACGAGAGCGCCAACATCTCGCGGTGGCTCGCCCTCGGCCACCGGACGTGCCCCACCACGATGCAGGAGCTCTGGGACGTCACGCCCATCCCCAACACCACGCTCCGGCAGCTCATCGCCGCCTGGTTCTCCCGCCGCTACACCCGCTTCAAGAAGCGCTCCGCCGACTTCCACGGCCGGGCCGCCGAGCTCGTCCACGCGCTCCGCGGCACGGCCGTCCCGAAGAGGCAGCCCCTCAAGGGGCAGGCCAGGGTAGCCGCGCTCCGGGAGCTGcggtccctcgccgccgcccaccagtCCGTGACCAAGGCCATcgccgaggccggcggcgtcgggctgTTGACCTCCCTCCTCGGCCCCTTCACGTCACACGCCGTGGGGTCCGAGGCGGTCGCCATTCTTGTGAGCGGCGTGccgctcgacgccgacgccaaGGCCGCATTGATGCAGCCGGCGAAGGTGTCGCTCTTGGTGGACATGCTCAATGAGGGTGCGGTGGACACCAAGATCAACTGCGTCCGCCTCATCCGCATACTCATGGAGGAGAAAGGCTTCCGGCCGGACACAGTAGCCAGCCTGAGCCTGCTAGTTGGAGTCATGCGCCTCGTTCGAGACAAGCGGCATCCGGACGGCGTCGCTGCGGGGCTTGAGCTGCTCAATTCGATATGCGCAGTGCACAAGCCTGCAAGAAGTTTGATTGTTAGCATCGGTGCGGTTCCGCAACTAGTAGAATTGCTGCCAGAGCTGCCAACGGAGTGTGTAGAGCCAGCCTTGGATATCTTGGATGCGCTTGCCGCAGTCCCGGAGGGTCGGATAGCGCTGAAGGATTGCCCCAGGACGATAACCAATGCTGTGAGATTGTTGATGAGGGTTTCAGAAGCATGCACACGGCGAGCTTTGTCAATGCTGTGGGTGGTGTGTAGGATGGCGCCTGAAGAATGCGCGCCGGCTGCTCTAGATGCCGGGCTTGGGGCCAAGCTTCTCTTGGTCATACAGAGTGGGTGCGGACCAGAGCTGAAACAGCAAGCGTCCGAACTGCTCAAGCTGTGCACCATGAATTGCACATCGACGGTATTCATCTCCAAGTGCAAGCTTACGAAGACAATCCAGTGA
- the LOC127767117 gene encoding lecithin-cholesterol acyltransferase-like 1 isoform X1, with protein MDLLRRVAVVAVLLSLPSRGRSGGGGGDLHPVVLVPGYGSNRLYARLTAAYEPAAPRCGAREGKDEWFQLWPIDAAASEPAQAPCLAEQMSLVYDPVADDYRNVAGVVTRVPSFASTRALVGWDPLVRQLEAMGYRDGGSLFAAPYDFRYAVAPRGHPSAVGERYFARLTRLIERASRLNGGRPAVVVAHSFGCALTYQFLRARPLAWRQRFVKHAVLLAAALGGFAEGMDGLASGAGSGLPNLAPPARTRLARSQQSALWRLPTPMVFGDRPVVVTKNSTYSANNITEFLDAIGFTEGVQPYVTRVLPMWRALPAPMVPVTSMYGVGVRTPETFVYGEAGFEGTPEVVYGDGDGNMNIVSLMAAEKEWSGVEGQILKVVRLPGVSHVGFFSDLALKKVVAEIQKAVSSIEVHRKEKIFSFLNNFEFTIPVPLGRW; from the exons ATGGATCTCCTCCGGCGAGTCGCCGTGGTAGCCGTGCTCCTGTCGCTGCCGTCGCGTggccgctccggcggcggcggcggcgatctgcACCCGGTCGTGCTCGTGCCGGGGTACGGGTCCAACCGGCTCTACGCGCGGCTGACTGCGGCGTACGAGCCGGCGGCGCCTCGCTGCGGCGCGCGAGAGGGGAAGGATGAGTGGTTCCAGCTGTGGCCgatcgacgcggcggcgagcgaacCCGCCCAGGCCCCCTGCCTCGCCGAGCAGATGAGCCTCGTCTACGACCCCGTCGCCGACGACTACCGcaacgtcgccggcgtcgtcaccAGGGTCCCCTCCTTCGCCTCCACCCGCGCCTTGGTTGG gtgggacccactggtGCGGCAGCTGGAGGCGATGGGCTACCGCGACGGCGGGAGCCTCTTCGCCGCGCCCTACGACTTCCGCTACGCGGTGGCGCCGCGGGGCCACCCGTCGGCGGTGGGCGAGCGCTACTTCGCTCGCCTCACGCGCCTCATCGAGAGGGCGAGCCGGCTCAACGGCGGGCGGCCTGCCGTCGTGGTGGCGCACAGCTTCGGCTGCGCGCTCACGTACCAGTTCCTGCGCGCCCGCCCGCTCGCCTGGCGCCAACGCTTCGTCAAGCACGCCGTCCTCctggccgccgcgctcggcggCTTCGCGGAGGGGATGGACGGCCtcgcctccggcgccggctCCGGCCTCCCCAacctcgcgccgccggcgaggaccaGGCTTGCGCGGAGCCAGCAGAGCGCGCTCTGGCGCCTGCCGACGCCGATGGTGTTCGGTGACCGGCCGGTGGTGGTGACCAAGAACTCGACCTACTCCGCCAACAACATCACCGAGTTCCTCGACGCCATCGGCTTCACGGAAGGGGTCCAGCCGTACGTGACACGGGTGCTGCCGATGTGGCGGGCGCTCCCGGCGCCGATGGTGCCGGTGACAAGCATGTACGGGGTCGGTGTCAGGACGCCGGAGACGTTCGTCTACGGCGAAGCTGGGTTCGAGGGGACACCGGAGGTGGtgtacggcgacggcgacgggaacATGAACATTGTGAGCCTGATGGCTGCGGAGAAGGAGTGGTCTGGGGTGGAAGGCCAAATCTTGAAGGTGGTCAGGTTGCCAGGTGTTAGTCACGTTGGCTTCTTCAGCGATCTTGCTCTCAAGAAAGTAGTTGCTGAAATACAGAAGGCAGTTAGCAGCATAGAGGTACACAGGAAAGAGAAAATCTTCTCTTTTCTGAATAATTTTGAATTTACAATTCCTGTGCCACTAGGACGATGGTGA